The DNA window TGCGCCGCGCGCTCGGCGTCCGGGAACGCGGCACCGACGGCGATGCCGACGACGAGCGAGATCAGGATCCACTGCGTCAGCGACACGCGGCGCAGCCCCGTGCGGGGCGGAGCCGGCGGCGTCGGTGCGGTGGCGGTGGTGGACAGGCTCATTGCTTCCCTTCCAGGGGCGCTTGCGGCACCGGCGTGGCGCCGGACGAGGGCGGCCCACCGCCCCGGCGCAGGACCGAGTTGCGGTAGCCGTAGACGAAGTAAATGGCCAGACCGATGAGGAGCCAGATCCCGAACCGCTCCCACGCGTGCACCGGGAGGCCCCACATCACGAACACGCAGGCGCCGGCGCCGAGCAGCGTCACGCCCCACACGAAGGGTACGCGGAAGGGGCGCGGACGGTTGGGCTCCTTGATCCGGAGCACCAGCACGCCCACGCACACCAACGCGAACGCCGACAGCGTCCCGATGTTCGTCAGGTCGTAGGTCGCCGCGTCGTCGGCCAGGAGCGCGCCGACGGCCACCAGCACGCCGGTCAGGATCGTCGTGATGTGCGGCGTGCGGTACTTCGGGTGGATCTTCGCGGCCCACGGCGGCAGCAGGCCGTCGCGCGCCATCGCGTAGAAGATGCGCGGCTGGCCGTACTGGAAGACCAGCAGCACCGCCGCCATCGACACCACCGCGCCGGCGGCGATGATCCACGAGAACTGCGTCAGCCCGGCGACCTCGAACGCGTGCGCGAGGGGGTCGCTCGACTTCAGCTGCTGATACGGGATGAGGCCCGTCGCCACGGCGCCGACGATCATGTAGATGACCGTGCACACGCCGAGGCCGATCATGATCCCGAGCGGCATGTTGCGCTGCGGGTTCTTGGTCTCCTCGGCCGCCGTGGAGATGGCGTCGAAGCCGATGAAGGCGAAGAAGACGATCGCCGCGCCCTGGTGGATGCCGCGGAAGCCGTTGGGCGCGAACGGCGTGTAGTTGGCCGTGTCGATGTGCATCGCGCCGACGATGATGAAGAGCGCCAGCACCAGCAGCTTGACGACCACCATCGCGTTGTTGACGCGCGTGCTCTCCTTCACGCCGATCACCAGCAGCCAGGTGATCGCCATGACGATCAGGAACGCCGGCAGGTTGATGAGCACCGGGATCCCGCCGAGCCGCGGCGCGGTGTCGATCACCTGCTGCATCGCCGCGTCGCCGTTGGCGGCCAGCGCCTTCGCGTTCCAGTAGCCGTGCGTGATCCACCCCGGCAGCTGCACCCAGGGCGAGATGAGCGAGTTGAAGTAGCCCGCCCACGCGATCGCGACCGCGACGTTGCCGACCGCGTACTCGAGGATCAGGTCCCAGCCGATGATCCACGCCAGCAGCTCGCCGAGCGTGGCGTACGAGTAGGCGTAGGCGCTGCCCGCCTGCGGGATCATCGCCGCCAGCTCCGCGTAGCAGAGCGCGGCCAGCCCGCACACGGCGCCGAGGAGCAGGAAGGAGAGGACGAGCGCGGGGCCGGCGCCGTAGCGCACCACCTGGCCCGCCGCGTTCACCTCGCCCGCCGCCGCGGTGCCGAGGGTCGAGAAGATGCCGGCGCCGATGACCGCGCCGATGGAGAGCATGACGAGATCGCCGACGCCGAGCGCCCGCTTCAGCCCGCCCGTGCTCTCCTGATCGACTTGCAGCTCGCCGATCGGCTTTCGTGCGAAGAGTGAGGCCATGATGAACCGAGCGCCGAGCGTGGAGCGTCGAGCGTCGAGGAGGCTCCTCGACGCTCGACGCTCCACGCTCGACGCTGCGTCAGATGAAGAGGGGGGCGAGGACCAGCGTGATCGTGCTGAGGAGCTTCACCAGCACGTGCAGCGAGGGGCCTGCCGTGTCCTTGAACGGGTCGCCGACCGTGTCGCCGACGACGGCCGCCTTGTGCGCGTCCGACTTCTTGCCGCCGTACGAGCCCGTCTCGATGTACTTCTTGGCGTTGTCCCACGCGCCGCCGCCGTTGTTCAGGAAGCCGGCCATCAGGATGCCCGCGATCGTCGCGATCATCAGGAACGCCGCGACCGCCTCGGCGCCGATGCCGAACTGCTTGAACACGAGGCCGACGATGATCGGGAAGCAGACGACCAGCGCGCCCGGGAACACCATCGCCTTCAGCGCGCCGACGGTCACGATGTCGACGCAGCGGCCGTAGTCCGGCTGCTGGGTGCCCTTCATGATCCCCGGCATCTCGCGGAACTGGCGGCGCACCTCGGTGATCACGCTCTGCGCGGCCTTGCGCACGGCCGTCATCGCCAGCGACGAGAACCAGAAGACGAGCATCGCGCCCAGCAGGCCCGCGACGAACACCTGCGGCTTCGAGATGTTCACCGTCAGCTCGGTCCCCGTCAGCAGCCGCACCTCGTCCAGGTACGCCGAGAAGAGGAGGAAGGCCGCCAGCGCGGCGGAGCCGATCGCGTAGCCCTTCGTCAGCGCCTTCGTCGTGTTGCCGACGGCGTCCAGGCGGTCGGTCTTCTCGCGGATCGAGTCCGGCTGCTCCGACATCTCGACGATGCCGCCGGCGTTGTCCGTGATCGGGCCGAACACGTCCATCGCGAGGATGTAGCCCGCGGTGCCGAGCATGCCCATCGTCGCGACGGCGGTGCCGAACAGGCCGCCCACCGGGTTGCCCGCGGTGTCCGTCAGCCCGCTGTTCTGGCCGAGGTAGTAGCTGCCGACGATCGCGATCGCGACCGTGATGACGGGCAGCACCGTCGACTCCATGCCGACCGCGAGGCCGGCGATGATGTTCGTCGCGGGCCCCGTCTGGCTGGCCTCCGCGATCGACAGCACCGGGCGGTAGCGGTACTCGGTGTAGTACTGCGTGATGTAGACGAACGCGAACGCGGTCGCGAGGCCGATCAGCGCGCAGTAGAAGAAGTTCAGCCACGCGTCGGGCGCGGCCGGCGACGCGAGCAGCCAGCGGCAGAGGAAGAAGAACGCGATGCCGACCAGCGCCGACGTGGCGTAGAAGCCGCGGTTCAGCGCCGACATCGGGTCCTCGTCGCCGCTCGTGCGCACGACCATCACGCCGATGATGGAGGCGATGAGGCCCACCGCGCCGACGACGAGCGGGAAGAGCACGCCGCGCACGCCGAAGAACGGGAAGAGCAGCACGCCCAGGATCATGGCGCCGATGTTCTCGGCCGCCGTCGACTCGAACAGGTCCGCGCCGCGGCCGGCGCAGTCGCCGACGTTGTCGCCCACGAGGTCCGCGATCACGGCCGGGTTGCGCGGGTCGTCCTCGGGGATCCCCGCCTCGACCTTGCCCACGAGGTCCGCGCCGACGTCGGCGGCCTTGGTGTAGATGCCGCCGCCGAGCTGCGCGAACAGCGCGACGAACGACGCGCCGAAGCCGAAGCCGACGATCAGGAAGGGGATGCGGCGAGTCCAGTCCTCGGCCGTGATGCCCGCGGGCGCGAACGCGTCGAGGATCCAGAACAGCCCCGCCACGCCGATGAGCGACATCGCCACGGTGAACAGCCCCGAGACCGCGCCGCCGCGCAGCGCCGTCTGCAGCGCCGCATTCAGCGACGAGCGCGCCGCCGACGCCGTGCGGATGTTCGTGCGGATGGACACCCACATGCCCATGAAGCCCGCGAAGCCGGAGCAGATCGCGCCGAGCAGGAAGGACAGCGTCGTGTAGAGCGCCAGCGTGCTCGCCGGCAGCGCATCCGCACCCGTCTCGGCGGGCCGGAAGAAGGCGTAGCCGATGTAGATCAGCACCGCCACGACGATCGACAGCAGGCCGATCGTCTTGTACTGCCGGGCGAGGAACGCCTCGGCGCCTTCCTGGATGGCGTTCGAGATGCGCTGCATCGCCGCGTCGCCGCGGTCGCGCGCGAGCACCCAACGCGACAGGAAGACGGCGAACAGCAGGGCGGCACCGCTGATGCCGAGCACGAGCCAGAGCAAGGCGGACTGCGACGAGGCCATTACGGTCGGGTGGTGAGGGTGGGGGCCGAACGCCGACGGCCGGCGCGAGGCGCCGGCCGGAGGTTGTGGAACGACTTACGAGGCGGCCGTGGTGTCGCGGTCGCGCGCGCGCCAGGCGAGGTACACCGGCACGCCGACCAGCACCAGCACGAGTCCCGAGATGGCCTGCGTGCGCGTCTTCTCGGCCACCAGGAGGATGATCGCGACGCCCGTGCTGAGCGCGATGTAGAGCGCCGGCAGGATCGGATAGCCGATGGCGCGGTAGGGCCGCTCGGCGTCAGGACGGGTTCGCCGCAGGATGAACAGCCCGATCGTCGTCAACGCATAGAACACCAGCGCCGCGAAGATCACGTAGTCCAGCAGCTGGTTGTACGTGCCCGTCAGGCAGAGCAGCGTGGTCCAGACGGCCTGCGCGATGAGCGCGAAGGCGGGGACGTTGTTCGCGTTCAGCGCCCCGGCGCGCCGGAAGAACAGGCCGTCGCGCGCCATCGCCCAGTAGACGCGCGCACCGGCGAGGATCAGCCCGTTGTTGCAGCCGAAGGTCGAGATCAGGATCGCGACCGCCATGATGGTGCCGGCGCCCGCACCGAAGATCACCTCGGCCACGGCGGTGCCCACGCGGTCCTGCGTGGCGTGCTGGATGCCGCGCTCCAGCACCGAGGCGGCGTCGGGCGTGCCGTGCAGCGGCAGCACGTTGAGGTACGACACGTTGGCCGTGACGTAGAGCAGCGTCACGAGGCCCGTCCCGAGCACCAGCGCGAGCGGGAGGTTGCGGCGCGGGTTCTTCACCTCGGCGGCCGCGAACGTGACGTTGTTCCAGGCGTCGCTGGAGAAGAGCGAGCCGACCAGCGCGCTGCCGAAGACGATCGCGAACGGCGCGGTGAAGCTGACGTCCGGCGCGAACTGCCCCGCCCCGAAGTTCGCCGCGACCGCCGTCGCGTTGCGGCCGAGCGTGAGGCCGAGGATGATGATCAGCGCCAGCGCGCCCGTCTTGATGACGGTCAGCGACGTCTGCACCGCCTTCCCCTCGCGCACGCCGCGCAGGTTCACGAACGTCAGCAGCCACACAGAGAGCAGGCCGACGAGCCGCTGCGGCGTGAGACCCAGCTGGATGCT is part of the Roseisolibacter agri genome and encodes:
- a CDS encoding APC family permease; protein product: MSSLAAEPRAGAEPPHAPNGGEHEFVKALTLMDATMLVAGSMIGSGIFIVSADIARTLQSPAYLLLAWVLTGVITLLGALAYGELAAMYPKAGGQYIFLRESMGPLMGFLYGWTLFVVIQTGTIAAVAVAFGRFLGVLFPSISPDRYGWFPQTDVCVGWLGCRDAATQSIQLGLTPQRLVGLLSVWLLTFVNLRGVREGKAVQTSLTVIKTGALALIIILGLTLGRNATAVAANFGAGQFAPDVSFTAPFAIVFGSALVGSLFSSDAWNNVTFAAAEVKNPRRNLPLALVLGTGLVTLLYVTANVSYLNVLPLHGTPDAASVLERGIQHATQDRVGTAVAEVIFGAGAGTIMAVAILISTFGCNNGLILAGARVYWAMARDGLFFRRAGALNANNVPAFALIAQAVWTTLLCLTGTYNQLLDYVIFAALVFYALTTIGLFILRRTRPDAERPYRAIGYPILPALYIALSTGVAIILLVAEKTRTQAISGLVLVLVGVPVYLAWRARDRDTTAAS
- a CDS encoding sodium-translocating pyrophosphatase, giving the protein MASSQSALLWLVLGISGAALLFAVFLSRWVLARDRGDAAMQRISNAIQEGAEAFLARQYKTIGLLSIVVAVLIYIGYAFFRPAETGADALPASTLALYTTLSFLLGAICSGFAGFMGMWVSIRTNIRTASAARSSLNAALQTALRGGAVSGLFTVAMSLIGVAGLFWILDAFAPAGITAEDWTRRIPFLIVGFGFGASFVALFAQLGGGIYTKAADVGADLVGKVEAGIPEDDPRNPAVIADLVGDNVGDCAGRGADLFESTAAENIGAMILGVLLFPFFGVRGVLFPLVVGAVGLIASIIGVMVVRTSGDEDPMSALNRGFYATSALVGIAFFFLCRWLLASPAAPDAWLNFFYCALIGLATAFAFVYITQYYTEYRYRPVLSIAEASQTGPATNIIAGLAVGMESTVLPVITVAIAIVGSYYLGQNSGLTDTAGNPVGGLFGTAVATMGMLGTAGYILAMDVFGPITDNAGGIVEMSEQPDSIREKTDRLDAVGNTTKALTKGYAIGSAALAAFLLFSAYLDEVRLLTGTELTVNISKPQVFVAGLLGAMLVFWFSSLAMTAVRKAAQSVITEVRRQFREMPGIMKGTQQPDYGRCVDIVTVGALKAMVFPGALVVCFPIIVGLVFKQFGIGAEAVAAFLMIATIAGILMAGFLNNGGGAWDNAKKYIETGSYGGKKSDAHKAAVVGDTVGDPFKDTAGPSLHVLVKLLSTITLVLAPLFI
- a CDS encoding amino acid permease, whose product is MASLFARKPIGELQVDQESTGGLKRALGVGDLVMLSIGAVIGAGIFSTLGTAAAGEVNAAGQVVRYGAGPALVLSFLLLGAVCGLAALCYAELAAMIPQAGSAYAYSYATLGELLAWIIGWDLILEYAVGNVAVAIAWAGYFNSLISPWVQLPGWITHGYWNAKALAANGDAAMQQVIDTAPRLGGIPVLINLPAFLIVMAITWLLVIGVKESTRVNNAMVVVKLLVLALFIIVGAMHIDTANYTPFAPNGFRGIHQGAAIVFFAFIGFDAISTAAEETKNPQRNMPLGIMIGLGVCTVIYMIVGAVATGLIPYQQLKSSDPLAHAFEVAGLTQFSWIIAAGAVVSMAAVLLVFQYGQPRIFYAMARDGLLPPWAAKIHPKYRTPHITTILTGVLVAVGALLADDAATYDLTNIGTLSAFALVCVGVLVLRIKEPNRPRPFRVPFVWGVTLLGAGACVFVMWGLPVHAWERFGIWLLIGLAIYFVYGYRNSVLRRGGGPPSSGATPVPQAPLEGKQ